One Streptomyces mobaraensis NBRC 13819 = DSM 40847 DNA segment encodes these proteins:
- a CDS encoding SDR family NAD(P)-dependent oxidoreductase has translation MEKTLVVVGAGPGLGMGVARAFGRRGFRVGLIARTRAKLDVLVDELAGEGITAAAFSADIRDRGSLTAALASAEGALGPVDVLEFSPSPTGPITHAAQTTVESVTAQFELHVLGAVSAVRHVLPTMRARGSGTLLLTTGVSSTVPAPFLANVGMAMAGLRNWAHALRTELRPEGVHVATVTIASGIVPGGETDPDAIGARYFALHRRRDRAEEVIGDPGAFQALVDRRSRVASDGDGTGSTGVSRQREAEGRTAPRPR, from the coding sequence ATGGAGAAGACGCTGGTGGTCGTCGGTGCCGGGCCCGGGCTGGGGATGGGAGTGGCCCGCGCGTTCGGCCGTCGCGGCTTCCGGGTCGGGCTGATCGCGCGCACCCGGGCGAAGCTCGACGTCCTGGTCGACGAACTGGCCGGGGAGGGCATCACCGCCGCCGCCTTCTCCGCCGACATCCGCGACCGCGGATCCCTCACCGCGGCCCTCGCCTCGGCGGAGGGTGCTCTGGGGCCGGTCGACGTCCTGGAGTTCAGCCCCAGCCCGACCGGGCCGATCACCCACGCCGCGCAGACCACGGTCGAGTCGGTGACGGCGCAGTTCGAGCTGCATGTGCTGGGGGCCGTGAGCGCCGTGCGGCACGTGCTGCCGACGATGCGGGCCCGGGGCAGCGGCACGCTGCTCCTGACCACCGGCGTCTCCTCGACGGTCCCGGCGCCCTTCCTCGCCAACGTCGGCATGGCCATGGCCGGCCTCCGGAACTGGGCGCATGCCCTGCGCACCGAACTCCGGCCGGAGGGGGTCCACGTCGCCACGGTGACGATCGCCTCCGGCATCGTCCCGGGCGGCGAGACGGACCCCGACGCCATCGGGGCCAGGTACTTCGCCCTGCATCGGCGGCGGGACCGCGCCGAGGAAGTCATCGGCGACCCGGGCGCCTTCCAGGCCCTCGTCGACCGACGGTCCCGGGTGGCATCGGACGGCGACGGCACGGGGTCCACGGGCGTGTCCCGGCAGCGGGAGGCGGAAGGGCGCACGGCCCCGCGGCCGCGGTGA
- a CDS encoding winged helix-turn-helix transcriptional regulator: MSRIPNVSAAETGESEEDVCRQILRILGVIGDKWSILVVGTLRDRTLRFGELHRAVTGISQRMLTLTLRQLERDGLLTRTVHASVPPRVEYTLTELGSTLLTAATALGDWAAAHRNEIENNRRHYDEAHPPRARR, translated from the coding sequence TTGTCCCGTATCCCGAACGTGTCGGCGGCCGAGACCGGCGAGTCCGAGGAGGACGTGTGCCGGCAGATCCTGCGGATCCTCGGCGTGATCGGCGACAAGTGGAGCATCCTGGTCGTCGGGACACTCCGCGACCGTACGCTCCGCTTCGGCGAACTCCACCGCGCCGTCACCGGCATCTCGCAGCGGATGCTCACGCTGACGCTGCGGCAGCTCGAACGCGACGGCCTGCTGACCCGAACGGTCCACGCCAGCGTGCCTCCCCGCGTGGAGTACACGCTGACCGAGCTCGGCTCGACACTGTTGACCGCCGCCACGGCCCTGGGCGACTGGGCCGCCGCCCACCGAAACGAGATCGAGAACAACCGGCGGCACTACGACGAGGCGCACCCGCCACGGGCGCGGCGCTGA
- a CDS encoding PH domain-containing protein → MTSSPEAPEFAERRYRSAAGIASGVLLLALAAWLGGDAIVRGTGRTPWLALAGLLFLVPLVIAFTVRPAVWASEDRLLVRNPFRTISLPWSRVATVRAGYSSEVLTETAKYQLWAIPVSLRQRKRAAGRQQRAAAEGISDRATLRPSDTPDRSPSDQAIEDLRELAERCARREGAQGETAVRWAYELIVPSLVGLVLCVVLYAVI, encoded by the coding sequence ATGACGAGTTCACCGGAAGCGCCGGAGTTCGCCGAGCGCCGCTACCGCTCCGCCGCAGGCATCGCGAGCGGCGTCCTGCTGCTCGCGCTGGCCGCCTGGCTGGGCGGCGACGCGATCGTGCGGGGCACCGGCCGGACGCCGTGGCTGGCGCTGGCGGGGCTGTTGTTCCTGGTGCCGCTGGTCATCGCGTTCACCGTGCGCCCCGCGGTCTGGGCCTCCGAGGACCGCCTCCTGGTCCGCAACCCCTTCCGGACGATCAGCCTGCCGTGGTCCCGCGTCGCCACCGTCCGCGCCGGATACTCCAGCGAGGTGCTGACCGAGACCGCGAAGTACCAGCTCTGGGCCATCCCCGTCTCCCTCCGCCAGCGCAAGCGGGCCGCCGGCCGCCAGCAGCGCGCGGCGGCGGAGGGCATCAGCGACCGGGCCACCCTCCGCCCGTCCGACACCCCTGACCGCTCCCCCTCCGACCAGGCCATCGAGGACCTCCGCGAACTCGCCGAGCGCTGCGCCCGCCGGGAGGGCGCGCAGGGGGAGACGGCGGTCCGGTGGGCGTACGAGCTGATCGTGCCGTCGCTGGTGGGGCTGGTGTTGTGCGTGGTGCTGTACGCGGTGATCTGA